The proteins below come from a single Mycolicibacterium sp. TY81 genomic window:
- the prpD gene encoding 2-methylcitrate dehydratase PrpD encodes MQTHEVRTRRSAEEFPRSEHLAWKIAEVAADPVDVTPEVEAMVVNRIIDNAAVSAASVIRRPVTVARTQAQAHRTPRGATVFGIDGTYSPEWAAWANGVAVRELDFHDTFLAAEYSHPGDNIPALVAVAQQLDVRGADLIRGIATAYEVQMDLVRGICLHEHKIDHVAHLGPSVAAGLGTMLRLDPETIYAAVGQALHLTTATRQSRKGLISSWKAYAPALAGKVAIEAVDRAMRGEGSPAPIWEGEDGVIAWLLSGPEHTYRVPLPGPGEPKLAILDSYTKEHSAEYQSQAPIDLARRMRSRIGDVDQIATIVLHTSHHTHVVIGTGSNDPQKFDPDATRETLDHSVMYIFAVALQDGEWHHERSYAPERARRPDTIELWHKISTVEDPEWTRRYHSNDPAEKAFGARAVVTLKSGEVIVDELAVADAHPLGARPFGREQYRDKFTTLAEGVVAPAEQDRFLAVVDGLAAMKPGSLGALNVRVDQVVLDKAPTIPSGIFR; translated from the coding sequence ATGCAGACACACGAGGTACGCACCCGACGCAGCGCGGAGGAATTCCCCCGCTCGGAACACCTGGCGTGGAAGATCGCGGAGGTGGCCGCCGATCCGGTCGACGTGACGCCCGAAGTCGAGGCGATGGTCGTCAACCGGATCATCGACAACGCCGCGGTCTCGGCCGCATCGGTGATCCGGCGTCCCGTCACCGTCGCCCGGACCCAGGCACAGGCGCACCGCACGCCGCGCGGTGCCACGGTATTCGGCATCGACGGCACCTACTCGCCCGAGTGGGCCGCCTGGGCCAACGGGGTGGCCGTCCGCGAACTCGACTTCCACGACACCTTCCTGGCCGCCGAGTACTCGCACCCGGGGGACAACATCCCGGCCCTGGTCGCGGTGGCCCAGCAGCTCGACGTCCGCGGCGCCGACCTGATCCGCGGCATCGCCACCGCATACGAGGTGCAGATGGACCTGGTCCGCGGAATCTGCCTGCACGAACACAAGATCGACCACGTCGCGCACCTCGGCCCGTCCGTCGCCGCCGGCCTCGGCACCATGCTCCGGCTGGACCCCGAGACCATCTATGCCGCGGTCGGCCAGGCGCTGCACCTCACCACCGCCACCCGCCAGTCCCGCAAGGGTCTGATCTCCAGCTGGAAGGCCTACGCCCCAGCGCTGGCCGGCAAGGTCGCGATCGAGGCCGTGGACCGTGCCATGCGCGGTGAAGGCTCCCCCGCCCCCATCTGGGAAGGCGAGGACGGCGTCATCGCCTGGCTGTTGTCCGGGCCCGAGCACACCTATCGGGTGCCGCTGCCCGGCCCCGGTGAACCCAAGCTGGCCATCCTGGACAGCTACACCAAGGAACACAGCGCCGAGTACCAGAGCCAGGCCCCCATCGACCTGGCGCGCCGGATGCGTTCGCGGATCGGCGATGTCGACCAGATCGCCACCATCGTGCTGCACACCAGTCACCACACGCACGTCGTGATCGGCACCGGCTCGAACGATCCGCAAAAGTTCGACCCGGATGCAACACGGGAAACCCTGGATCACTCGGTGATGTACATCTTCGCGGTCGCACTGCAGGACGGTGAGTGGCACCACGAACGGTCGTACGCGCCCGAGCGCGCCCGCCGGCCGGACACCATCGAGCTGTGGCACAAGATCTCGACCGTCGAGGACCCGGAGTGGACCCGCCGCTACCACTCGAATGACCCGGCGGAGAAGGCGTTCGGCGCCCGGGCCGTGGTGACGCTCAAGAGCGGCGAGGTGATCGTCGACGAGCTGGCCGTGGCCGACGCGCACCCGCTCGGCGCGCGTCCGTTCGGGCGTGAGCAGTACCGCGACAAGTTCACCACGCTCGCCGAAGGCGTCGTCGCCCCTGCCGAGCAGGACCGGTTCCTGGCCGTGGTCGACGGCCTTGCGGCCATGAAGCCGGGCAGCCTCGGCGCCCTCAACGTGCGCGTCGACCAGGTCGTGCTGGACAAGGCGCCCACGATCCCGTCGGGGATTTTCCGATGA
- the prpB gene encoding methylisocitrate lyase has protein sequence MSAGLLGSRVSAADKRVALRTALNSGRLQRYPGAFSPLVAKLVSEIGFEGVYVSGAVLSADLGLPDIGLTTLTEVAARSAQIAAATDLPTLVDADTGFGEPMSAARTITILEDAGLAGCHLEDQVNPKRCGHLDGKAVVPATEMIKRLRAAVAARRDPNFVICARTDAAGIEGIAAAIDRAKAYADAGADLIFTEALSTPREFEQFRAAVDTPLLANMTEFGKSELVTAQRLSDIGYNLVIYPVTTLRLAMHAVEMGLREIHTAGTQAGLLGQMQHRSRLYELLRYAEYNQFDSDIFNFTLQDVKS, from the coding sequence ATGAGCGCCGGCCTGCTCGGCTCGCGGGTCTCGGCCGCCGACAAGCGGGTGGCGTTGCGGACGGCACTGAATTCCGGCCGGCTGCAACGCTATCCGGGCGCATTCTCGCCACTGGTGGCGAAGCTGGTGTCAGAGATCGGCTTCGAGGGGGTCTACGTCTCGGGCGCGGTGCTGTCGGCCGACCTGGGCCTGCCCGATATCGGGCTGACCACCTTGACCGAGGTGGCCGCCCGCAGCGCCCAGATCGCCGCGGCCACCGACCTGCCCACCCTGGTGGACGCCGACACCGGCTTCGGCGAGCCGATGAGCGCCGCACGCACCATCACGATCCTGGAGGATGCCGGGCTGGCCGGCTGCCATCTGGAGGACCAGGTGAACCCCAAGCGCTGTGGCCACCTCGACGGTAAGGCAGTCGTGCCGGCCACCGAGATGATCAAGCGACTGCGTGCCGCGGTCGCCGCTCGCCGGGACCCCAACTTCGTCATCTGTGCGCGCACTGATGCCGCCGGAATCGAGGGCATCGCCGCGGCCATCGACCGGGCCAAGGCCTACGCCGATGCCGGCGCCGACCTGATCTTCACCGAAGCACTGTCCACCCCAAGGGAATTCGAGCAGTTCCGGGCAGCGGTCGACACTCCCCTGCTGGCCAACATGACCGAGTTCGGCAAGTCGGAACTCGTGACGGCCCAGCGGTTGTCAGACATCGGCTACAACCTGGTGATCTACCCGGTCACCACGCTGCGTCTGGCGATGCACGCGGTCGAGATGGGCCTGCGCGAAATCCACACCGCCGGAACCCAGGCCGGCCTGCTCGGCCAGATGCAACACCGCAGCCGGCTGTACGAGTTGCTGCGCTATGCCGAATACAACCAATTCGATTCCGACATCTTCAATTTCACCCTCCAGGACGTGAAATCATGA
- a CDS encoding bifunctional 2-methylcitrate synthase/citrate synthase has protein sequence MTTQPPHIHKGLAGVVVDTTAISKVVPETNSLTYRGYPVQDLATHCTFEQVAYLLWHGELPTEHELAMFCQRERASRRIDRSMYSLLAKLPESCHPMDVVRTAISYLGAEDPEEDDSTTPANYAKSLRMFAVLPTIVAADIRRRQGLSPIQPHSQLGYAENFLNMCFGSVPEPAIVVAFSQSMVLYAEHSFNASTFAARVVTSTQSDIYSAVTAAIGALKGSLHGGANEAVMHDMLEIGSAANAPKWLHGKLSRKEKVMGFGHRVYKNGDSRVPTMKAALDRVVAARGGQRWLDIYTVLEREMFTATRIKPNLDFPTGPAYYLMGFDIPVFTPLFVMARIVGWTAHIMEQAASNALIRPLSEYSGQPQRSIA, from the coding sequence ATGACCACTCAACCGCCCCACATCCACAAGGGTCTGGCCGGTGTCGTCGTCGACACCACCGCCATCTCCAAAGTCGTGCCCGAGACCAACAGCCTGACCTACCGGGGCTATCCGGTACAGGATCTGGCGACGCACTGCACGTTCGAGCAGGTGGCCTACCTGCTGTGGCACGGCGAGCTGCCGACCGAACACGAACTCGCGATGTTCTGCCAGCGCGAGCGGGCGTCCCGGCGGATCGACCGGTCGATGTACTCGCTGCTGGCCAAGCTGCCCGAGAGCTGCCACCCGATGGACGTGGTCCGCACCGCGATCAGCTACCTCGGCGCCGAGGATCCGGAAGAGGACGACAGCACGACTCCCGCCAACTACGCCAAGTCACTGCGCATGTTCGCCGTCCTGCCGACGATCGTCGCCGCCGATATCCGCCGACGGCAAGGACTTTCGCCCATCCAACCGCACAGTCAGCTGGGATACGCCGAGAACTTCCTGAACATGTGCTTCGGATCGGTCCCCGAACCGGCGATCGTCGTCGCGTTCTCCCAGTCCATGGTGCTGTATGCCGAGCACAGCTTCAACGCGTCCACGTTCGCCGCCCGGGTGGTGACCTCCACGCAGTCGGACATCTACAGCGCGGTGACCGCCGCCATCGGCGCCCTCAAAGGCTCGCTGCACGGCGGCGCCAACGAGGCCGTCATGCACGACATGCTGGAGATCGGCTCGGCCGCGAACGCCCCGAAGTGGTTGCACGGCAAGTTGTCTCGCAAAGAGAAGGTGATGGGCTTCGGACACCGCGTCTACAAGAACGGTGACTCTCGGGTGCCGACGATGAAGGCTGCGCTCGACCGGGTGGTGGCAGCCCGCGGCGGCCAGCGGTGGCTGGACATCTACACCGTGCTGGAGCGCGAGATGTTCACCGCCACCAGGATCAAGCCGAACCTCGACTTCCCCACCGGGCCGGCCTACTACCTCATGGGTTTCGACATCCCGGTCTTCACACCGCTTTTCGTGATGGCCCGCATCGTGGGCTGGACCGCACACATCATGGAACAAGCGGCGTCGAACGCACTGATCCGTCCCCTGAGTGAATACTCGGGCCAACCACAACGTTCCATTGCCTGA